The genomic window CTGAGTGCCGGTGATGTGTGGAGCCAAGGGGGGTACGGTTCCATCGTCGGCCGGGTTGCCGACGACGAGGGGAACCCAGTTGCGTATGCTCAAGTGGTCGTTCTCGGCCAATCTTGGGGCGCCATGGGTATTCAGGACGGTACCTACATCATCAAGAATGTGAATGTCGGAACCTATGATTTGAAGGTCATGATGATGGGGTATGAAGACAAGACCATAACGGGCGTTGTTATCCGGGATGGTGAAAACACAAAGGTCGACTTCAAGATAAAAAGAACCCTGGTTGATATCGATTTGGAAGAAGTTGTTGTCAAAGGCAGAAGGCAGCAACTTATCAAAAAGGAATCGGCGCAAGGGCATAACATCAGCTCCGATCAATTAACGAACCTTCCTGTCGACGAGCTCGAGGAGGCGATCTCCCTGAAAGCGGGCGTTGTCGCCCAAGCGGGAGAGTTGCATTTCCGGGGCGGCCGAGCGGGTGAGGTCCAATATCAGGTCGATGGAGTCCCTGTAAGGGATCCCCTCGTGGGGGGCGGAGTCGCCTTGGCCACCCTCGCCATCTCTGATTCAGATATCATCCTCGGCGGTCTCGATGCCCAATACGGCAATGCCCAATCAGGCATCGTGAACTATAAGACTAAAGAAGGCGGTGATGAATTCGAAGGTGAATTGCGCTATATCACTGATGATTACGGCCAGCCGGACAATACGTATGACAATCTGGATAGGATGTTCGTCGGTTTCGGAGGCCCTTCCCCGATCCGGAATCTGACCTATTACATCTCCGCCGAAGGGACTTATCAAGACGATTATCCCAAGACGATTGAAAATAGAACTCATAGAAACATTCTCAACTTCATTTCCGTCGGTGACAGAAAAGACAATTCCCTGAAGATGCAGGGGAAATTAGCCTACCGGCCGAATCCCAAGCTCAAGATGACTCTTGAAGTCATCAACAACCACACCAAGCGCGATAATTACCTGCACGCTTGGAGCCGGGAAGGTTATGTTGAAACCTTTTTTGATACGACCCAGACGGGGACCGTCATGCTGCGCCACGGCGCATGGTCCCCGACACAAATCGACTCGACCTATCTCTACTACAACGCCGCGGAACATACTCCTAATGTGATTGATGACTTCAATCAACTCAAATTCGTATTGAACCATACGATTGACAAGGATACTTATTATAGTCTCAAGCTCAGCCGACAGTATTTCTTCCGTGATAATCGTGTTTTAGGAAAGGAACCCTGGGAGTATACCGGCGATCGCGAGGCTGATCTCTGGCTCAATTATCGAACCTTCGAATCTTATGACTACTTTGTGATTGCCGGAGATTATCCGACCTTGTCGACCCGTAAGACCCAGGTCTACACGACCAAAGGTGATTTCACGAGGCGTTTGTCGAAGAAACAGATGTTTCAGACCGGCTTTGAGTTCAGCTATAACGATATGTATCTCTTCCAGGTCGATCGTCCTTATCAAACCAATACGAATGGTGAGATCGGTGGATCAAGAACGCGCTATCACTATTACAATCCTGAAGGCGCCGTCTATACCCAGAGCCGGTGGGAACATGAGGGTATGGTGCTTAATATCGGCCTTCGGTATGATGCCTTTTCAGTGGGTGACCAGATTCCGATCAGTGAGGTGCAGAAGCGGGTCAAAACCCAGTTTAGCCCCAGGATCGGAATTGCCTATCCCATCTCCGACCGCGATGTCTTCAGCTTCCACTACGGACGGTTCTACCAATCCCCCGACCGCCAATATATCTTTGATGATCGCAACGTATTCGACGGCAGAACGCGCGGAAATCCGAATTTGGAAAACGAGACCACGGTAAGCTATCAGGCCGGTATCCAGCACCTGTTCAGTGAGATCGTCTTTGGACAGTTTAGTGTCTATTATAAAGACATCTTCGGACTTATCACGGCTGAACAGGTTCCCGACTATGCCGGGACAGGAAATGTCCGTCTCTACACAAATAAAGACTACGCATCGGCCCGTGGATTTGAATTTACATTATCACGGCAGTTTAAAAACAATTTCCGCGGAGAGATCTCATATACCTATGGTGTCGCAACGGGTGTTGCTTCTGACCCGAATGCCGCCATTGTACAGAACTTCCTCTACCTTCCCGTATCTGAACAGCCGCTTGATTGGGATTCGCGCCATCAGTTGAGTGCGCAGCTTTATATCGCGAATCCGGGGAGTTGGGGATGCAATTTTGTGTGGAATTACACATCCGGCTTCCCTTATACACCGATCCAAAGAAATACGAGAGAATTGGGGCCGGAAGCCACAAATTCCAGACGGCTTCCTGGATCCACTTCGTTGGACATTCAGGCGGAAAAGTATTACACCCTCTGGAATCAACGATTCAGGATCTTCCTGCAAAGCCGCAATCTGCTCGACGCAAAAAACATTACAAATCTGACGCCGAGTAATTGGCCGGGATTCCCCAGCGCCACCGGCTCCGATTATGAGAAGTACTACACAGAAACGGGCCGTGCCGGGGGAGCCTATATTGGGGATGACATCAACGGTGATGGTATCGAGGATTGGATTCCTCTTCAGGATCCGCGGGTTTTCGGTGATCCACGAACGATTCGTGTCGGCGTTGGTTTCCAATTCTAAACGCCGGGAAGAGAAAGCCTGAACAAGGTTGTAACGGGAGGCGATTATGAAGGTTCACGGGCATTGGTTGGCGGCTGGGGCGGCACTCGCTCTCATCTGCCTCCTCCTGCTCCCGAATCAGGTGGAAGCTCGATACCTGAGGGGAGGCGAGGAGCCCGCCGAGGCAAGGAATGTGGCCCAACTTTATGCGATTCGTCCCCCGAATCTCTTCTATCACAATGTTGGGTTGCTTGAACTTTTGGTGACGAATATCGGAATCATCGGCAATCCCTTCGGCCTGGATTCCTTCGGAGCGGGATGGCGCGGCGGTGAGTTTCTCTATGCCGCAAGCATCTGGGTTGGAGCTGTTGCCAGCGACAACCTTTCCTATGTGTCGACAGGCGCCTATTCCAATGAATTTCTTCCGGAGCCCGATCCCATTGAGACGATATACCCCTCGTTTGAAGGTGTGTTGGGAGGGAACCGCATCGGCTTCTCCACGACTCCTGATGACGACGGCGACGGGTTTACAGACGAAGATTTTCACAATGGCAAGGATGATGACCGCGACGGGTTGACCGATGAAGACTTTGAGGCGATTTCACAGCAGATGTTCTCTTGCGAATATAAAGACAATACCGAACGTGCCATTGACGCGAATCCGGAGCACCGTCCACTGAACCTTTTGATTCAGCAAAGGAGTTTCGCCTGGTCCACTCCCGGTTCAAATGAATTCATCGGTTTCGAGTTCACGATTTGGAATGACGGATTTGAAACATTGCGGGATGTCTTTATCGGCTTCTTCGTCGACTCCGATGCAGGACCCCGCGATGCCGAATCCTACTGGACGGATGACGGCGGGGCCTATCTCGACTTGGATACCCTCTTTGTGGATCCAGCCAGAAGTGACTCTTGCGCCGCCGAGACATTGAATATTGAAATCTGCTACATGTATGACATTCCCGATAACGGCCAGACAGCTACAGGCGGAGATATTGATGGATTCTTCGGCGGGATGTTCATGGGGCATACCACTGATCCCAATGGGGTCTTCGCCCCGGCTGAAGTAGGTATTTACTCCGCGGCCTTCTTCAGCAGTAGTGCGCCCTATCCTGAGGGCGATCCCAGAAACGATTTCGAACGGTATGACCTGTTGAGCAGCGGAAACAAGCCGACTCGACCAACAACGCAGCCGAGTGATTACCGCTATGCCTTCTCAGCGGGACCCTTCGCTGAGCTGTTGCCCGGCGAAAACCTGATGTTCCAAACCGCCTTCGTTATCGGATCTGGGCGGGGTGGAATGGCACGGAATGCGGTTAATGCGCAACGGATCTACAATGGTATTTGGCGTGATGTGGATGATCGCGCCGACACAGGGATCGATGGCAAAGAGACCTGCCTCATCGCCATTGGACCGGGAGAGCCGGCCCGGTGGTCGGATCCCTGCACCGATCTGTCTCCGCCCCGGGTCATCAAGGAAACCGAGTGTATACCTACTAATTATGTCGATAACGATTGTGATGGTTGTACACCCGATCCTCTTTGCATTGGTTGTGAAACACTGGTGCACTGGGTCGGCAGCGTAGCACCGCCATCGCCGAATACAAATATGGATGAACCGGATGATCCCACCGTGAGAGTTCACTCGCCTTCGGGACATAAGAAGGTGATTATCGAGTGGGATAATGCGAGCGAGCTGGCGGCTGATCCGATTTCCGGCAAAATCCTTTGGGCTGGATACAAAGTCTATCAAGCCAGAGACTGGAACCGGCCGACCGGTTCGATCGGGCCGGCGCCTGATGATTGGCAGGTTGTCTTTGAGATAACA from Candidatus Eisenbacteria bacterium includes these protein-coding regions:
- a CDS encoding TonB-dependent receptor → MRMARISIQNGVLLLCIALLALSAGDVWSQGGYGSIVGRVADDEGNPVAYAQVVVLGQSWGAMGIQDGTYIIKNVNVGTYDLKVMMMGYEDKTITGVVIRDGENTKVDFKIKRTLVDIDLEEVVVKGRRQQLIKKESAQGHNISSDQLTNLPVDELEEAISLKAGVVAQAGELHFRGGRAGEVQYQVDGVPVRDPLVGGGVALATLAISDSDIILGGLDAQYGNAQSGIVNYKTKEGGDEFEGELRYITDDYGQPDNTYDNLDRMFVGFGGPSPIRNLTYYISAEGTYQDDYPKTIENRTHRNILNFISVGDRKDNSLKMQGKLAYRPNPKLKMTLEVINNHTKRDNYLHAWSREGYVETFFDTTQTGTVMLRHGAWSPTQIDSTYLYYNAAEHTPNVIDDFNQLKFVLNHTIDKDTYYSLKLSRQYFFRDNRVLGKEPWEYTGDREADLWLNYRTFESYDYFVIAGDYPTLSTRKTQVYTTKGDFTRRLSKKQMFQTGFEFSYNDMYLFQVDRPYQTNTNGEIGGSRTRYHYYNPEGAVYTQSRWEHEGMVLNIGLRYDAFSVGDQIPISEVQKRVKTQFSPRIGIAYPISDRDVFSFHYGRFYQSPDRQYIFDDRNVFDGRTRGNPNLENETTVSYQAGIQHLFSEIVFGQFSVYYKDIFGLITAEQVPDYAGTGNVRLYTNKDYASARGFEFTLSRQFKNNFRGEISYTYGVATGVASDPNAAIVQNFLYLPVSEQPLDWDSRHQLSAQLYIANPGSWGCNFVWNYTSGFPYTPIQRNTRELGPEATNSRRLPGSTSLDIQAEKYYTLWNQRFRIFLQSRNLLDAKNITNLTPSNWPGFPSATGSDYEKYYTETGRAGGAYIGDDINGDGIEDWIPLQDPRVFGDPRTIRVGVGFQF